The Miscanthus floridulus cultivar M001 chromosome 7, ASM1932011v1, whole genome shotgun sequence genome includes a region encoding these proteins:
- the LOC136463544 gene encoding RNA polymerase II transcriptional coactivator KIWI-like: MWGKGKKRFGGGGGEPAAKRQAAGDNGPSEPAEDGTVVAEISKNKKVSVRSWKGRVYVDLREFYVKDGKTLPTRKGISLQLDQWKILRDNIKAIDVAIKENT; this comes from the exons ATGTGGGGGAAGGGAAAGAAGCgtttcggcggcggcggcggcgagccggCGGCCAAGCGCCAGGCCGCCGGGGACAACGGCCCCTCCGAACCCGCCGAAGACGGTACGGTCGTAGCCGAG ATATCGAAGAACAAGAAGGTGTCCGTTAGGAGCTGGAAAGGCAGGGTCTACGTCGACCTCCGCGAGTTTTATGTCAAGGACGGCAAGACTCTCCCCACCCGCAAAG GTATATCACTCCAGTTAGATCAG TGGAAGATATTGAGGGACAATATCAAAGCCATAGACGTGGCCATCAAGGAGAACACATGA